From one Brachypodium distachyon strain Bd21 chromosome 4, Brachypodium_distachyon_v3.0, whole genome shotgun sequence genomic stretch:
- the LOC100822285 gene encoding uncharacterized protein LOC100822285 isoform X1 codes for MAELATGAVSTLLGVISNEARRLGRVRGDVQFIQEEMESMSSFLANLSRGNIRDQQHDGGGGDDDDQVRTWMNQVRILANDCNTCLDLYLYRGDPELHRSKAGLRRYLYLWWAPWLMRKMLAQHRAAGQLRELKERAREIGERRLRYGVEVKRSSSSGSGLTKEEVHGEEDDDDDDGGHRPLNQDGGYRRSLKVALSMISMDKEDYLKWRLDDHWIRPVVLKGGTDSKQQVLLPSIVFLVPKTEDVGSLAHQAMNVAERALAHEEGEAAVTLAPDACGAPAREKAHLEHHGKEDKPASEHKIKIKYRQNVVSVDVPEVHYDFLQRRPEDFLYYILHELQEDQQQATIPPTPDARWYGIYWSKREMFREIRLEIQKTYKVKKKIESLKTEICQVVQRKEVQKLDKKDVSYEELREKITSKPLHKLFRLLIESTEQDRTDKAMRKLVASYDYVINQTAMKLKEEIEGGTNLQAPEYEDILWKMFPKPTTAATATANTFVDDQIKEIIHGVKEMLHELRELDSSDKIRETGETSAAQKLQAGFKETTTRKKMEEIERKITKQLKIKGIVRRIQDCLEGDKRILVILRTDGKCVSKWQETRNTLRLLGCAPIAGAIIVATKITQRQDVKEEDLCYPQLELIDYSPVGRFLDTVLQITRQHVHEGSRRILRNIFYKCEAHEFCMKIFAHAMYTKPKRRRQELHKLYMSILHEHDTQKSLPGAAIAKKMFKFSYKDLPKQYRSCLLYLAIFPQGKEIKRSTLIGRWVAEGLITTKDWHWSSSVDEAENCFDTLIARCLVCPAGNGIVAAGRFKSCKVDEPVYGFITKIAKKQRILDIRLSHGLARHFSIFSDVRLRNSEKIENFLESIPNSSQFSKIKVLDLEGCDAHFAKNQHYLRAICSKILMLKYLSLRGTDVIRLPGEINNLLELEVLDIRHTKIPASETRNVLLLKLKRLLAGHVDPSSPPAGFSSVQIPEKIEKMEGVEVLSNVKPKNKRDLNDITKLCMLKKLGVVINKRSDLRPLLLEAISDLLGRCLRSLSITLNIETSTPAGQGILPCSSELPEDKFPKVLESLSIIGSTTQEYCDLLLLTLFAQDAKQLAKVTLRGTWLSKAGLKVLAKLPNLSCVRLRHVKYTNNTKLTFIKGEFQNLTSFVIEGAGITEIKFEDGAASNLEKMVCSFTKMESLSGIGNLSRIKEIKFSGETVPKEVEEAMRRQTARRPVYIHNNEEENETNQPETPDDDASSSWKKVKCLGWRN; via the coding sequence atggcggagctggcgACGGGGGCCGTGAGCACGCTGCTGGGCGTGATCAGCAATGAGGCGCGGAGGCTGGGCCGTGTACGGGGCGACGTGCAGTTCATccaggaggagatggagagcaTGAGCAGCTTCCTGGCGAACCTGTCCCGCGGGAACATCCGGGAtcagcagcacgacggcggtggcggcgacgacgacgaccaggTCAGGACCTGGATGAACCAGGTCCGGATCCTCGCCAACGACTGCAACACCTGCCTCGACCTTTACCTCTACCGCGGGGACCCCGAGCTGCACCGCTCCAAGGCCGGCCTCCGTCGCTACCTCTACCTCTGGTGGGCTCCCTGGCTCATGCGCAAGATGCTCGCGCAGCACCGCGCCGCTGGCCAGCTGCGCGAGCTCAAGGAACGGGCACGAGAGATCGGCGAGCGCCGCCTGAGGTATGGCGTGGAGGTCAAAAGGTCTTCCAGTTCCGGTTCTGGGCTCACCAAGGAAGAAGTCCAtggtgaagaagatgatgatgatgatgacgggGGCCATCGTCCACTCAACCAAGATGGTGGGTACCGTCGTTCACTCAAGGTGGCCTTGTCCATGATAAGCATGGACAAGGAAGACTACTTGAAGTGGAGGCTAGACGACCATTGGATCAGACCAGTGGTGCTGAAGGGGGGCACCGATTCAAAACAGCAAGTATTGTTGCCGTCCATCGTCTTTCTAGTACCGAAGACTGAGGATGTCGGCTCTCTTGCGCATCAAGCCATGAATGTGGCAGAGCGCGCCCTTGCACATGAAGAAGGTGAGGCGGCTGTGACACTGGCACCGGATGCCTGCGGTGCTCCTGCGAGAGAAAAAGCCCACCTTGAGCATCATGGCAAAGAAGACAAGCCAGCAAGCGAACACAAGATCAAAATCAAGTACCGCCAAAATGTCGTCTCGGTCGACGTTCCGGAGGTGCACTATGATTTCCTACAACGGCGACCTGAAGACTTCCTCTACTACATCCTGCATGAGCTCCAGGAGGATCAGCAGCAAGCCACAATTCCTCCTACTCCTGATGCAAGATGGTATGGTATTTACTGGAGCAAAAGGGAGATGTTTCGTGAAATCAGGCTTGAAATCCAAAAAACATACAAGGTtaagaagaagattgaaagCCTCAAGACAGAGATTTGCCAAGTGGTGCAGCGCAAGGAGGTGCAAAAACTAGACAAAAAGGACGTCAGCTACGAAGAGTTGAGAGAAAAAATCACCAGTAAGCCCTTGCACAAACTCTTCCGTCTGCTCATCGAATCTACTGAACAAGACCGAACCGATAAAGCCATGCGTAAACTGGTGGCATCGTACGATTACGTCATCAACCAAACAGCCATGAAGCTTAAAGAGGAAATAGAAGGCGGCACGAACCTGCAGGCCCCTGAATACGAAGACATCCTATGGAAGATGTTCCCAAAGCCAACCACCGCTGCCACTGCCACGGCTAACACATTTGTTGATGATCAGATAAAAGAAATTATACACGGGGTTAAAGAAATGCTACATGAGCTGCGGGAATTAGACAGCTCTGACAAGATACGAGAGACAGGTGAAACTTCAGCAGCCCAAAAATTGCAAGCAGGTTTTAAGGAAACAACcacaaggaagaagatggaagaGATCGAGAGGAAGATTACAAAGCAGCTGAAGATCAAAGGAATTGTGCGCAGGATTCAAGATTGTTTGGAAGGTGATAAAAGGATCCTGGTCATCCTCAGAACTGATGGCAAGTGTGTATCCAAATGGCAGGAGACCAGGAACACTCTGAGGCTGCTGGGGTGTGCCCCCATCGCAGGTGCTATCATTGTGGCCACAAAGATCACTCAGCGGCAGGACGTTAAGGAAGAAGATCTCTGCTATCCACAGTTGGAGCTCATAGATTACTCTCCTGTTGGCCGCTTCCTTGATACTGTGCTCCAGATTACAAGACAACACGTGCATGAAGGTAGCCGCCGGATCCTTCGAAACATATTCTACAAGTGTGAGGCACATGAATTCTGCATGAAGATCTTTGCCCACGCAATGTACACTAAACCCAAGAGGAGGAGACAAGAGCTGCATAAGTTGTACATGAGCATCTTGCATGAGCATGACACACAAAAATCATTGCCCGGTGCTGCCATTGCCAAGAAGATGTTCAAGTTCTCCTACAAGGACCTGCCTAAACAGTACAGGTCCTGCTTGTTGTACCTCGCCATTTTCCCTCAAGGAAAAGAGATCAAGCGGTCAACCTTGATAGGACGATGGGTTGCAGAAGGGCTGATAACCACCAAAGACTGGCATTGGTCCTCTTCAGTGGATGAAGCCGAGAATTGTTTTGATACACTCATTGCCCGGTGCCTTGTTTGTCCTGCTGGCAATGGCATTGTTGCTGCTGGAAGGTTCAAGAGTTGCAAGGTGGATGAGCCAGTTTATGGATTCATCACCAAGATCGCCAAGAAGCAGCGCATCCTGGATATACGCCTGTCACATGGCTTGGCTCGCCACTTCTCCATTTTCAGCGATGTCCGTCTCCGCAACTCTGAGAAAATCGAGAACTTCTTGGAAAGTATACCCAATTCATCTCAGTTCTCCAAGATCAAGGTGCTAGATCTAGAAGGCTGTGATGCTCACTTTGCGAAGAACCAGCACTACCTGAGGGCCATATGCAGTAAGATACTAATGCTCAAGTATCTAAGCCTAAGGGGAACAGATGTTATCCGGCTACCCGGAGAAATCAACAATCTTCTTGAGCTGGAGGTACTGGATATCCGGCACACCAAGATTCCTGCATCTGAAACAAGAAATGTCCTTCTCTTAAAGCTCAAGCGTCTCTTGGCTGGTCATGTCGATCCAAGCAGCCCTCCCGCCGGATTCTCCAGTGTCCAGATCCCTGAGAAGATCGAAAAAATGGAGGGTGTGGAGGTATTGTCCAACGTCAAGCCGAAGAATAAGCGAGATCTGAATGACATTACAAAGCTATGTATGCTGAAGAAGCTCGGTGTGGTTATCAACAAGAGAAGTGATCTCCGGCCATTATTGCTTGAGGCAATCAGTGACCTCCTAGGTCGGTGCCTCCGTTCTCTGTCGATTACTCTTAACATAGAGACGAGCACTCCTGCCGGCCAAGGCATACTACCATGTTCGTCGGAGCTGCCTGAGGACAAGTTCCCCAAGGTTCTTGAGAGCCTAAGCATCATCGGAAGCACAACACAAGAGTATtgtgatcttcttcttcttacaCTCTTTGCCCAGGATGCCAAGCAACTCGCCAAGGTAACTCTAAGAGGCACTTGGCTGAGCAAGGCCGGTCTCAAGGTCCTCGCCAAGCTTCCCAACTTATCTTGTGTCAGGCTTCGACACGTTAAATACACCAATAATACCAAGCTCACCTTCATCAAGGGTGAATTCCAGAATCTCACCAGCTTCGTTATCGAGGGAGCCGGCATAACTGAGATCAAGTTCGAAGATGGAGCTGCTAGTAATCTCGAGAAGATGGTCTGCTCATTCACCAAGATGGAGTCTCTGTCCGGCATCGGCAACCTCTCAAGGATAAAGGAGATCAAGTTCAGCGGTGAGACTGTCCCTAAGGAGGTTGAAGAAGCCATGCGTCGGCAAACAGCAAGGAGGCCTGTCTATATACACaacaatgaagaagaaaacgaGACCAATCAACCGGAAACGCCAGATGACGACGCATCATCGTCGTGGAAGAAGGTTAAGTGTTTGGGCTGGAGGAACTGA
- the LOC100821451 gene encoding purple acid phosphatase 2, protein MEPHMLTLFLLLIAALLAHAGAGITSSYRRSLLGLSAMPFDADVFRPPPGYNAPEQVHITQGDLTGRAMTVSWVTPHHPGSNVVRYGLAADNLTRFAEGTVRRYAFGGSYQSGHIHHATLSGLDHATVYHYAVGYGYENVRRFSFKTPPAPGPETTIRFGVIGDLGQTAHSNDTLAHYEARPGDAVLFIGDLSYADNHPAHDNRRWDSWARFVERNVAYQPWIWTTGNHEIDFAPEIGETVPFKPFTNRYRTPFRASNSTEPFFYSVKMGPAHVIMLSSYTSYGKYTPQWTWLQDELTTRVDRNVTPWLIICVHSPWYNTNEYHYMEGETMRVQFERWVVDAKADIVFAGHVHSYERTHRVSNVAYDIANGKATPAFNVSAPVYVTIGDGGNIEGLATTFRSPQPDYSAFREASFGHATLEIMNKTHAYYEWHRNQDGVKVVADKAWFTNRYWLPTDTN, encoded by the exons ATGGAGCCACACATGCTGACATTATTCCTGCTGCTAATTGCCGCCTTACTTGcacacgccggcgccggcatcaCGAGCTCGTACCGCCGGAGCCTTCTCGGCCTCTCGGCCATGCCGTTCGACGCCGACGTGTTCCGGCCACCGCCAGGCTACAACGCTCCGGAACAGGTCCACATCACCCAAGGCGATCTCACCGGCCGCGCCATGACCGTCTCCTGGGTCACCCCGCACCACCCGGGGAGCAACGTGGTGCGCTacggcctcgccgccgacaaCCTGACGCGCTTCGCCGAGGGCACCGTCCGCCGCTACGCCTTCGGCGGGTCCTACCAGTCAGGCCACATCCACCACGCCACGCTCTCCGGCCTCGACCACGCCACCGTCTACCACTACGCCGTCGGCTACGGCTACGAGAACGTCCGCCGCTTCTCGTTCAAgaccccgccggcgccggggccggagACGACGATCCGGTTCGGCGTCATCGGCGACCTGGGCCAGACGGCCCACTCCAACGACACGCTGGCCCACTACGAGGCCcgcccgggcgacgccgtgcTCTTCATCGGCGACCTCAGCTACGCCGACAACCACCCGGCCCACGACAACCGCCGCTGGGACTCATGGGCCAGGTTCGTCGAGCGCAATGTCGCCTACCAGCCTTGGATCTGGACCACCGGCAACCACGAGATCGACTTCGCCCCAGAGATC GGAGAGACCGTGCCATTCAAGCCGTTCACGAACAGGTACCGGACGCCATTCCGTGCATCCAACTCGACGGAGCCCTTCTTCTACTCCGTCAAAATGGGCCCGGCCCACGTCATCATGCTCTCATCCTACACCTCCTACGGCAAGTACACGCCACAATGGACATGGCTCCAAGACGAGCTCACCACCCGCGTCGACCGCAACGTGACGCCATGGCTGATCATCTGCGTGCACTCGCCCTGGTACAACACGAACGAGTACCACTACATGGAAGGCGAGACGATGCGCGTCCAGTTCGAGCGGTGGGTCGTCGACGCCAAGGCCGACATCGTCTTCGCCGGCCACGTCCACTCCTACGAGCGCACCCACCGCGTGTCCAATGTGGCCTATGACATTGCCAACGGCAAGGCCACGCCGGCGTTCAATGTGTCGGCGCCGGTGTATGTCACCATTGGGGATGGGGGCAACATTGAAGGCCTTGCCACTACCTTCCGGTCGCCGCAGCCGGACTACTCGGCGTTCCGGGAGGCGAGCTTCGGGCATGCCACGTTGGAGATCATGAATAAAACTCATGCTTACTATGAGTGGCACAGGAACCAGGATGGGGTCAAGGTTGTTGCTGACAAGGCTTGGTTCACCAACAGATACTGGCTGCCCACAGACACCAACTAG
- the LOC100821977 gene encoding purple acid phosphatase 2 — protein sequence MGTARRRLGLLFLAALMAAAPGTHAGITSAYRRKLEATADMPFDADVFRLPTGYNAPQQVHITLGDQAGTAMTVSWVTASEPGSSTVRYGRGSPDPRKMKLSARGTRTRYSYVNYTSGFIHHCTLTGLKHGAKYYYAMGFGHTVRSFSFTVPPKPGPDVPFKFGLIGDLGQTFDSNSTLSHYESNGGAAVLFVGDLSYADTYPLHDNRRWDSWARFVERSVAYQPWLWTTGNHELDYAPELGETTPFKPFTHRYPTPHRAAGSTEPFWYSVKIASAHVIVLASYSAYGKYTPQWTWLQDELKKVDREVTPWLVVLMHSPWYNSNGYHYMEGETMRVQFESWLVDAKVDVVLAGHVHSYERSKRFSNVEYDIVNGKATPVKNLHAPVYINIGDGGNIEGIANNFTKPQPAYSAFREASFGHATLEIMNRTHAYYAWHRNHDGAMAAAADSVWLTNRYWMPTHDDSI from the exons ATGGGcaccgctcgccgccgcctgggcCTGCTGTTCCTGGCGGCGCtcatggccgccgcgccgggcaCCCACGCCGGCATCACAAGCGCCTACCGCCGAAAGCTCGAAGCGACAGCCGACATGCCATTCGACGCCGACGTGTTCCGCCTGCCCACCGGCTACAACGCGCCGCAGCAGGTGCACATCACGCTGGGGGACCAGGCGGGGACGGCCATGACGGTGTCGTGGGTGACGGCGAGCGAGCCCGGGAGCAGCACGGTGCGGTACGGGCGCGGCTCGCCGGAcccgaggaagatgaagcTGTCGGCGCGGGGCACGCGCACGCGGTACAGCTACGTCAACTACACCTCCGGGTTCATCCACCACTGCACGCTCACGGGGCTCAAGCACGGGGCCAAGTATTACTATGCCATGGGGTTTGGGCATACCGTCAGGAGCTTCTCCTTCACGGTTCCTCCTAAGCCTGGGCCTGATGTGCCCTTCAAGTTCGGCCTCATCG GCGACCTGGGGCAGACATTCGACTCGAACAGCACGCTCTCCCACTACGAGTccaacggcggcgccgccgtgctctTCGTCGGCGACCTCTCGTACGCCGACACGTACCCGCTCCACGACAACCGTCGCTGGGACTCCTGGGCGCGCTTCGTGGAGCGCAGCGTCGCCTATCAACCATGGCTGTGGACGACCGGCAACCACGAGCTGGACTACGCGCCGGAGCTGGGGGAGACGACGCCCTTCAAGCCCTTCACCCACCGCTACCCAACcccgcaccgcgccgccggcagcaCGGAGCCCTTCTGGTACTCCGTCAAGATTGCCTCCGCCCACGTCATCGTGCTCGCCTCCTACTCCGCCTACGGCAAGTACACGCCGCAGTGGACGTGGCTGCAGGACGAGCTCAAGAAGGTCGACAGGGAGGTCACGCCATGGCTGGTGGTGCTCATGCACTCGCCCTGGTACAACAGCAATGGGTACCATTACATGGAGGGCGAGACGATGCGGGTCCAGTTCGAGAGCTGGCTCGTGGATGCCAAGGTGGATGTCGTGCTCGCCGGGCATGTGCATTCGTATGAGAGGAGCAAGAGGTTCTCTAATGTCGAGTATGACATTGTTAATGGCAAGGCCACGCCGGTGAAGAACCTCCATGCCCCGGTTTATATCAACATTGGGGATGGGGGCAACATCGAGGGCATCGCCAACAA CTTCACGAAGCCGCAGCCGGCGTACTCGGCGTTCAGGGAGGCGAGCTTCGGGCACGCGACGCTGGAGATCATGAACAGGACGCACGCGTACTACGCGTGGCACCGTAACCacgacggcgccatggccgccgccgccgactccgtCTGGCTCACCAACAGATACTGGATGCCCACGCATGACGACTCCATCTGA
- the LOC100822285 gene encoding uncharacterized protein LOC100822285 isoform X2, which translates to MAELATGAVSTLLGVISNEARRLGRVRGDVQFIQEEMESMSSFLANLSRGNIRDQQHDGGGGDDDDQVRTWMNQVRILANDCNTCLDLYLYRGDPELHRSKAGLRRYLYLWWAPWLMRKMLAQHRAAGQLRELKERAREIGERRLRYGVEVKRSSSSGSGLTKEEVHGEEDDDDDDGGHRPLNQDGGYRRSLKVALSMISMDKEDYLKWRLDDHWIRPVVLKGGTDSKQQVLLPSIVFLVPKTEDVGSLAHQAMNVAERALAHEEGEAAVTLAPDACGAPAREKAHLEHHGKEDKPASEHKIKIKYRQNVVSVDVPEVHYDFLQRRPEDFLYYILHELQEDQQQATIPPTPDARWYGIYWSKREMFREIRLEIQKTYKVKKKIESLKTEICQVVQRKEVQKLDKKDVSYEELREKITSKPLHKLFRLLIESTEQDRTDKAMRKLVASYDYVINQTAMKLKEEIEGGTNLQAPEYEDILWKMFPKPTTAATATANTFVDDQIKEIIHGVKEMLHELRELDSSDKIRETGETSAAQKLQAGFKETTTRKKMEEIERKITKQLKIKGIVRRIQDCLEGDKRILVILRTDGKCVSKWQETRNTLRLLGCAPIAGAIIVATKITQRQDVKEEDLCYPQLELIDYSPVGRFLDTVLQITRQHVHEGSRRILRNIFYKCEAHEFCMKIFAHAMYTKPKRRRQELHKLYMSILHEHDTQKSLPGAAIAKKMFKFSYKDLPKQYRSCLLYLAIFPQGKEIKRSTLIGRWVAEGLITTKDWHWSSSVDEAENCFDTLIARCLVCPAGNGIVAAGRFKSCKVDEPVYGFITKIAKKQRILDIRLSHGLARHFSIFSDVRLRNSEKIENFLESIPNSSQFSKIKVLDLEGCDAHFAKNQHYLRAICSKILMLKYLSLRGTDVIRLPGEINNLLELEVLDIRHTKIPASETRNVLLLKLKRLLAGHVDPSSPPAGFSSVQIPEKIEKMEGVEVLSNVKPKNKRDLNDITKLCMLKKLGVVINKRSDLRPLLLEAISDLLGRCLRSLSITLNIETSTPAGQGILPCSSELPEDKFPKVLESLSIIGSTTQEYCDLLLLTLFAQDAKQLAKNLTSFVIEGAGITEIKFEDGAASNLEKMVCSFTKMESLSGIGNLSRIKEIKFSGETVPKEVEEAMRRQTARRPVYIHNNEEENETNQPETPDDDASSSWKKVKCLGWRN; encoded by the exons atggcggagctggcgACGGGGGCCGTGAGCACGCTGCTGGGCGTGATCAGCAATGAGGCGCGGAGGCTGGGCCGTGTACGGGGCGACGTGCAGTTCATccaggaggagatggagagcaTGAGCAGCTTCCTGGCGAACCTGTCCCGCGGGAACATCCGGGAtcagcagcacgacggcggtggcggcgacgacgacgaccaggTCAGGACCTGGATGAACCAGGTCCGGATCCTCGCCAACGACTGCAACACCTGCCTCGACCTTTACCTCTACCGCGGGGACCCCGAGCTGCACCGCTCCAAGGCCGGCCTCCGTCGCTACCTCTACCTCTGGTGGGCTCCCTGGCTCATGCGCAAGATGCTCGCGCAGCACCGCGCCGCTGGCCAGCTGCGCGAGCTCAAGGAACGGGCACGAGAGATCGGCGAGCGCCGCCTGAGGTATGGCGTGGAGGTCAAAAGGTCTTCCAGTTCCGGTTCTGGGCTCACCAAGGAAGAAGTCCAtggtgaagaagatgatgatgatgatgacgggGGCCATCGTCCACTCAACCAAGATGGTGGGTACCGTCGTTCACTCAAGGTGGCCTTGTCCATGATAAGCATGGACAAGGAAGACTACTTGAAGTGGAGGCTAGACGACCATTGGATCAGACCAGTGGTGCTGAAGGGGGGCACCGATTCAAAACAGCAAGTATTGTTGCCGTCCATCGTCTTTCTAGTACCGAAGACTGAGGATGTCGGCTCTCTTGCGCATCAAGCCATGAATGTGGCAGAGCGCGCCCTTGCACATGAAGAAGGTGAGGCGGCTGTGACACTGGCACCGGATGCCTGCGGTGCTCCTGCGAGAGAAAAAGCCCACCTTGAGCATCATGGCAAAGAAGACAAGCCAGCAAGCGAACACAAGATCAAAATCAAGTACCGCCAAAATGTCGTCTCGGTCGACGTTCCGGAGGTGCACTATGATTTCCTACAACGGCGACCTGAAGACTTCCTCTACTACATCCTGCATGAGCTCCAGGAGGATCAGCAGCAAGCCACAATTCCTCCTACTCCTGATGCAAGATGGTATGGTATTTACTGGAGCAAAAGGGAGATGTTTCGTGAAATCAGGCTTGAAATCCAAAAAACATACAAGGTtaagaagaagattgaaagCCTCAAGACAGAGATTTGCCAAGTGGTGCAGCGCAAGGAGGTGCAAAAACTAGACAAAAAGGACGTCAGCTACGAAGAGTTGAGAGAAAAAATCACCAGTAAGCCCTTGCACAAACTCTTCCGTCTGCTCATCGAATCTACTGAACAAGACCGAACCGATAAAGCCATGCGTAAACTGGTGGCATCGTACGATTACGTCATCAACCAAACAGCCATGAAGCTTAAAGAGGAAATAGAAGGCGGCACGAACCTGCAGGCCCCTGAATACGAAGACATCCTATGGAAGATGTTCCCAAAGCCAACCACCGCTGCCACTGCCACGGCTAACACATTTGTTGATGATCAGATAAAAGAAATTATACACGGGGTTAAAGAAATGCTACATGAGCTGCGGGAATTAGACAGCTCTGACAAGATACGAGAGACAGGTGAAACTTCAGCAGCCCAAAAATTGCAAGCAGGTTTTAAGGAAACAACcacaaggaagaagatggaagaGATCGAGAGGAAGATTACAAAGCAGCTGAAGATCAAAGGAATTGTGCGCAGGATTCAAGATTGTTTGGAAGGTGATAAAAGGATCCTGGTCATCCTCAGAACTGATGGCAAGTGTGTATCCAAATGGCAGGAGACCAGGAACACTCTGAGGCTGCTGGGGTGTGCCCCCATCGCAGGTGCTATCATTGTGGCCACAAAGATCACTCAGCGGCAGGACGTTAAGGAAGAAGATCTCTGCTATCCACAGTTGGAGCTCATAGATTACTCTCCTGTTGGCCGCTTCCTTGATACTGTGCTCCAGATTACAAGACAACACGTGCATGAAGGTAGCCGCCGGATCCTTCGAAACATATTCTACAAGTGTGAGGCACATGAATTCTGCATGAAGATCTTTGCCCACGCAATGTACACTAAACCCAAGAGGAGGAGACAAGAGCTGCATAAGTTGTACATGAGCATCTTGCATGAGCATGACACACAAAAATCATTGCCCGGTGCTGCCATTGCCAAGAAGATGTTCAAGTTCTCCTACAAGGACCTGCCTAAACAGTACAGGTCCTGCTTGTTGTACCTCGCCATTTTCCCTCAAGGAAAAGAGATCAAGCGGTCAACCTTGATAGGACGATGGGTTGCAGAAGGGCTGATAACCACCAAAGACTGGCATTGGTCCTCTTCAGTGGATGAAGCCGAGAATTGTTTTGATACACTCATTGCCCGGTGCCTTGTTTGTCCTGCTGGCAATGGCATTGTTGCTGCTGGAAGGTTCAAGAGTTGCAAGGTGGATGAGCCAGTTTATGGATTCATCACCAAGATCGCCAAGAAGCAGCGCATCCTGGATATACGCCTGTCACATGGCTTGGCTCGCCACTTCTCCATTTTCAGCGATGTCCGTCTCCGCAACTCTGAGAAAATCGAGAACTTCTTGGAAAGTATACCCAATTCATCTCAGTTCTCCAAGATCAAGGTGCTAGATCTAGAAGGCTGTGATGCTCACTTTGCGAAGAACCAGCACTACCTGAGGGCCATATGCAGTAAGATACTAATGCTCAAGTATCTAAGCCTAAGGGGAACAGATGTTATCCGGCTACCCGGAGAAATCAACAATCTTCTTGAGCTGGAGGTACTGGATATCCGGCACACCAAGATTCCTGCATCTGAAACAAGAAATGTCCTTCTCTTAAAGCTCAAGCGTCTCTTGGCTGGTCATGTCGATCCAAGCAGCCCTCCCGCCGGATTCTCCAGTGTCCAGATCCCTGAGAAGATCGAAAAAATGGAGGGTGTGGAGGTATTGTCCAACGTCAAGCCGAAGAATAAGCGAGATCTGAATGACATTACAAAGCTATGTATGCTGAAGAAGCTCGGTGTGGTTATCAACAAGAGAAGTGATCTCCGGCCATTATTGCTTGAGGCAATCAGTGACCTCCTAGGTCGGTGCCTCCGTTCTCTGTCGATTACTCTTAACATAGAGACGAGCACTCCTGCCGGCCAAGGCATACTACCATGTTCGTCGGAGCTGCCTGAGGACAAGTTCCCCAAGGTTCTTGAGAGCCTAAGCATCATCGGAAGCACAACACAAGAGTATtgtgatcttcttcttcttacaCTCTTTGCCCAGGATGCCAAGCAACTCGCCAAG AATCTCACCAGCTTCGTTATCGAGGGAGCCGGCATAACTGAGATCAAGTTCGAAGATGGAGCTGCTAGTAATCTCGAGAAGATGGTCTGCTCATTCACCAAGATGGAGTCTCTGTCCGGCATCGGCAACCTCTCAAGGATAAAGGAGATCAAGTTCAGCGGTGAGACTGTCCCTAAGGAGGTTGAAGAAGCCATGCGTCGGCAAACAGCAAGGAGGCCTGTCTATATACACaacaatgaagaagaaaacgaGACCAATCAACCGGAAACGCCAGATGACGACGCATCATCGTCGTGGAAGAAGGTTAAGTGTTTGGGCTGGAGGAACTGA